The nucleotide sequence AGATTAAATCTCATTATAGTAAGGTTGCAGAAGGACTCAGTGTCAGCAATATAAAATTAGAAAAAGTCAACTTTAAGATTAAATACACACACATTGTGATAGTTCCAATAGCGAGTTTAACCAAAGCGACAATAGGAGCGCTCCAATACGCACAAAGCATAAGTGATAATGTAATTGCACTCAATATTTCGACAGATAAAGAAGCAATGGAAAAGTTGAAGAAGAGATGGAGTAAACTTGATACAGATATATTGCTTGTAAGTAAGTATTCGCCATACAGGATGGTTCTTAATCCGCTTATAAAGTATATAGAGCTTATTGCAAGTGCAGCTGGTGAAGATGAAAAAGTAACGGTTGTAGTTCCACAATTTATAACACACGGACGTTTTGGTGATATTTTGCACAATCACACAGGATTTTTTATTAGGGAAACTTTATTAAAAGATGATAATATAGTTGTATCTACATTTCCGTATGAGTTATTAGATAAAGATGATAATGAAGTATAGATTTTTGTATCAAAAATTGATTTACCCTCCGGGATTTGTTACTGAAATTCAGTACAATAAACCCGGAGGGTAAATTAACTTAATTGCCAGCGTGATTGATGTTAGTGTATAATTATTGTGGTATTTGACTAAAAAGTGAGGTAAGAATTATGAATGAAAATATAAAAATACTTGCTATAGAGAGTAGTTGTGACGAAACATCTGCAGCTATCGTAATTAATGGAAGAAAAGTACTGTCAAATGTAATTTCATCTCAAATAGATATACACACAAAATTTGGAGGAGTTGTACCTGAAATAGCATCAAGAAAGCATATAGAAGTTATAGCATTGGTTGTTCAACAAGCACTTGAAGAAGCTCAAGTTGAACTTAAAGACGTGGATGCAATTGGTGTAACATATGGTCCCGGACTTGTTGGGGCTCTCCTTGTTGGAATGCAGTATGCTAAATCACTAGCCTATGCGATAAAGAAACCGTTGATAGGTGTAAATCACATAGAAGGTCATATAAGTGCGAATTTCATACAGTATAGTGATTTGAAGCCTCCATTTATGTGCCTTGTTGTATCTGGAGGACATACATTTATTGTATATATGAAGGATTATGGAGAATTTGAAATGCTTGGTCAAACAAGAGATGATGCAGCTGGTGAAGCATATGACAAAGTTGCAAGAGCAATTGGACTTGGATACCCAGGTGGACCTAAGATAGATAAAATTTCTAAAGATGGAGATGAGAATGCTATAAAATTCCCAAGGGCCAACTTTCATGAGAATGATTCCCTTGATTTTTCATTTAGCGGTGTTAAATCTGCGGTTTTAAATTACCTGAATAAAAAACAGATGAAGGGCGAGAAAGTAAATACAGCTGATGTAGCCGCATCATTTCAAAAAGCTGTAGTTGGTTTTCTGGTAGATAATGCAATTAAAGCTTGTAAACTAAAGAAGGTAAATAAAATAGCTGTCGCTGGTGGTGTTGCTGCAAATACATATTTAAGAAAAACTCTTATAAAGGAAGGAGCGCTAAATAACATAAATGTTCTGGTTCCAGAAACTGTATTATGTACTGATAATGCTGCAATGATAGGCAGTGCAGCATATTTTGAGTATAAAAAAGGCAATTTATCGGATTTAAGATTAAATGCAGTTCCAAACTTGAAACTTGGTCAAAGATAATAAAATGTATGCAATAAGTAAACCAAGGATGTAAAAAGTATATAATATATAAATATATAAATAGCATATACTATATAGCATATAAATATATTATAGTATATGCTATTTACATATTTACATTATATTTTTTAGAATATATAGGTTGATAATAGTATAATTTATGTTAAAATAATATTATATATTTCCAAAGTGGTATGTTAATTAAATGACAAGGTTTTTTTGAGAAATTATTAAAAATGCAAGTTAAAAAAAACAACAATTGCAATTGAAATAATTTTGATACTTATATATAATAATATTATCGTTATTTTAATTAATAAATATTCGCTATATACAATATTATACAATCTAAGAAGGGGTTGGTGGACTTGGTTAAAAAATTTAAGAGAGTTCTTGTTGCAAACAGAGGAGAAATTGCCATAAGAATTTTCAGGGCTTGTAATGAATTGGGAATAAGAACGGTGGCTATATATTCAGATGAAGATAAACGCTCATTGTTCAGAACAAAAGCTGATGAAGCATATTTGATAGGTAAAAATAAAGGTCCTGTTGAGGCTTATTTAAATATTGACGAAATAATAAGCCTTGCACTTAAAAAAGGTGTTGATGCTATACATCCTGGATATGGATTTTTATCCGAAAATGCTGAGTTTGCAAAGAAATGTCAGGAAGCTGGTATTGAATTTATAGGACCTACAGATGAAATGATGAATAAGATGGGAGATAAAATTCAATCCAAGATTATGGCTGAAAAGGCTGGAGTAAAAACTATTCCTGGAGTACAAGAAACTATAAAAACTGATGAGGAAGCCTTAAAATTTGCAAGAATATGTGGATATCCAGTTATGCTAAAAGCTGCAGCAGGCGGCGGCGGCAGGGGAATGAGAATTGTGTATGAGGAAAAAGATCTTATTCAAGCATATAGAAGTGCTAAAAATGAAGCTAAAAAAGCTTTTGGCATAGATGATATGTTTATTGAAAAGTATCTTGAAAGCCCTAAACATATAGAGGTACAAGTATTAGGGGATAAGTATGATAATATAGTGCATCTATTTGAAAGAGATTGTTCAATACAAAGAAGACATCAAAAAGTTATAGAATTTACACCTGCAGTAGCAATTCCAGAGGAAATAAGAAAAGATATATGTGAGGATGCACTTAAAATAGCTAAATCTGTAAACTACAGAAGTGCTGGTACATTAGAATTTTTGGTTGACAAAAATTTAAATCATTACTTTATAGAAATGAATCCAAGAATTCAAGTTGAACATACTGTAACTGAAATGGTTACCGGTATAGATATTGTACAAAGCCAGATACTTATAGCTGAAGGGTATAGTTTAGATTCTAAAGAAGTTGGAATACGCTCACAGGAAGATATAAAACCTAGAGGATACGCAATACAATGCAGAATAACAACAGAAGATCCAATGAATAATTTTGCACCTGACAATGGGAAGATAGATGTATATAGAACTGGGTCAGGGTTTGGAATAAGACTTGATGGCGGAAATGGATTTACAGGTGCAGTTATAAGTCCTTACTATGATAGTCTGCTTGTTAAGACAATAGCTTGGTCAAGAACATTTAAAGATGCAATAAGAAAGTCAATTCGTTCAGTAAAAGAAACTACAGTTTCAGGAGTAAAAACAAATGTTGATTTCCTGATAAATGTTTTAAATCATAAAGACTTTGCAGAAGGAAAGTGTGATACTAATTTTATAGCTAATAACCCAGAATTATTTGAAATATCACCAAAAGCAGATGAAGAACTTAGAATATTAAAATATGTAGGAGATATAGTTGTAAATAAAACAAAAGGCGAAAAAGATGATTATGATGTTCCTGTAGTTCCTAAATTTGAACCTACTGAATCATTGTATGGTACAAAACAAATATTGGATGAAAAAGGTCCTCAAGGATTGGTTGATTGGATAAAATCTCAGAATAAATTGCTTATAACAGATACTACAATGAGAGATGCACATCAATCCCTTATGGCAACAAGAATGAGAACAATTGATATGCTTAAAGCTTCTCAAGCTCAATCAGTCCTTGGAAAGGATATATTCTCACTTGAGGTTTGGGGTGGAGCGACATTTGATGTTGCATATAGATTTTTAAAGGAATCTCCTTGGGAGAGACTTGAAGAACTTAGAAAGAGAATACCTAATGTATTATTTCAGATGCTTTTAAGAGGAGCAAATGCTGTTGGATATAAAAATTATCCTGATAATGTAATAAGAAAGTTTATACAGCAGTCAGCAAAATCTGGAGTAGATGTTTTTAGAATATTTGATTCATTAAACTGGTTGAAAGGCATGGAAGTTGCAACTGATGAAGTATTAAATCAGGGTAAAATTGCTGAAACTTGTATGTGTTATACAGGTGATATACTTGATGAAAGTAGAGATAAATACAGCCTTAAATATTATGTAGATCTTGCTAAGAAAATAGAAAAGACGGGAGCTCATATACTTGGAATAAAGGATATGTCGGCTTTACTTAAGCCATATGCAGCATTAAAACTTATAAGGGCATTAAAACAGGAAATATCCATACCTATACATCTTCATACACATGATACTACAGGAAATGGAGTAGCAACAGTATTAATGGCAGCTCATGGAGGTTTGGATATAGTTGATACAGCACTTAGCAGTATGTCTGGACTTACAAGTCAGCCTTCTTTAAACTCTGTAGTTGCAGCATTAAAGAATACTGAAAGAGATACAGGCATTGATTTAGACGATATGCAGGCACTATCAGATTACTGGAGTGCAGTAAGACCTGTATATAAGGAGTTTGAATCAGGTTTGAAAACTGGAACTGCTGAGATATACAAATACGAAATTCCTGGAGGACAATATTCGAATTTAAAACCTCAGGTTGAAAGTTTTGGTTTAGGGCACAGATTTGAAGATGTGAAGGATATGTATAGAAAAGTAAATTATATGGTAGGAGATATAGTAAAAGTTACACCATCATCAAAAATGGTTGGTGATTTAGCAATATTTATGATTAAAAATGACTTGACTCCTGAAAATATATATGAAAAAGCTAAGAATATGCCTTTCCCTGATTCTGTGGTAACTTTCTTCAAAGGTATGATGGGACAACCGATGGGCGGATTTCCAGAAAAACTTCAAAAATTGGTGTTGAAAGATGAAAAACCTATTACGTGTAGACCGGGAGAACTTCTTCCAGATGATGATTTTGGAAAAATAAAAAAACATTTGGACGAAAAATTCAAGATGGATGCGAGTGATCAAGATGTTATAAGCTACTCTTTATATCCAGATGTATTTGAAGGATTTTTAAAATACGTTAAAGAGTATGGAGATTTAAGTCATATGGGAAGTGATGTATTTTTCCATGGACTTAAAGAAGGAGAAACTTGTGAGGTTGAAATTGCTGAAGGAAAAACACTTATTGTTCAACTTCTTCAAATAGGGAAGTTAGATGCTCAAGGATATAGGACTTTAGTCTTTGAAGTGAATGGCAATAGAAGAGAGATAAAAATAAAAGATAAAGTAAGTAGTGCAAAAATAGAGATCTCAGAAGCTAATGTTCAGTTTGCAGATCCGGATAATGAAAATGAAATAGGTGCAAGTATTCCAGGAACTGTATTGAAAACATTGGTTAATGAAGGAGCTAAGGTGGAGAAAGGACAAAGCCTGGTTGTAATAGAGGCTATGAAGATGGAAACAAATGTTACTGCACCTAAGAATGGTGTTATTGAAAAAGTGTTAGTAAAAGAAGGAAATCAGGTTAAGAGCGGAGAACTTCTCGTTAAGTTAAAATAAATTATAAATGATTGCTGTGTGAATTATTATATATCCACACAGCAATTTTTAGTTTAAAGTGAATATGTGTTGAATAAATACTATATTGGTGATAAAATATGAATAATTATTCAAAACAATGTTTTATTATGCAATGGGGGCTGTTTTATGAATTTGATAGAAGTAATAAAGGAAAATATGTCAGAGATAATAAGTGTAAGAAAAAGATTAAACGATAATGCCGAGTTATCATTTAAGGAGTATAAGACACACAATATAATAAATGATTTTTTAAATAGTATGGATATAAAAACATGTGATGTATTTAATACTGGCGTAGTAGGACTTCTAAATAGAGGGGATGAATGTACTGCCATAAGAGCTGATATGGATGCTCTTCCTGTCAATGGAGTATCACATGCATGTGGACATGATTACCATATGGCGGTTGTACTCGGGTGCGCACTAATATTAAAAAAGATTGGATTCAAGAAATGTATAAAATTTATTTTTCAACCAGCAGAAGAGGACAGCGGTGGAGCACTTCCAATGATAAGAGAGGGTGTTCTTAAAAATCCTAAAGTTACAAAAATAGTAGGATTTCATGTGTGGCCTGAGCTTAATGTGGGAAGTATAGAAGTAGCCTCGGGAGCATCTATGGCTTCTGTTGACGATTTTATAATGACATTTAGAGGTAAAGGTGGTCACGCTGCAATGCCGTATCTTTGTAATAATACGATTTATCCTGCTATGGACTTTATTCAAACGTCGAATGAAAAGTTTCACTTGAGAAATAATCCATTGAATCCTTTTGTAGCTACATTTGCTTCCATTAATTCTGGAAATGCACCAAATGTAATAAGTGATGAAACGAAAGTTATGGGAACGGTAAGAACTTTTGATAATAATCTTAGAAAGGTTTTAGAAGATGAAATAGAAAGTACAGCAAAAATCTGTGCGGAAAATTTTAAATGTAAGCTTGATATTGAATATGAATATGGATATCCTCCTTTAATAAATAATGCTGAACTTACAGATAAATTTATAAAATTAACTAAAGGCATACTTGGAAGTGAAAATGTTTCTGGTCTTGAAAAGAGCTTCACGGCTGAGGACTTCGCTTTTTTTGCTGAAGAGTGTCCATCAGTACATTTTAGGCTTGGAATAAGCGATAAGATAAAGGGAATGAATGCACTTCATTCAAGTAACTTCGATGCATCTGATGAGGCCCTGTTCTATGGGGTATATGTTATAGTTAACTTTATATTGAATATGTAATTTTGTATATAGATTCGGATTATCGACCTTCAATTTGATCAGTTTTTATGTATTGTTTTATTTAATCGCTATTTTGTATATAATTATATATATAATTGTATGAAAATAGTGTATAAGTTAGTTAAAATTTGATAAAACTATAATAATTTGAAGGGAGATAAATACATGGAGTTACAGATAGGAAAAGAATATAGTGGTTTTAAACTTTTGGAAAGAAAGCAGATAGATGAGATAAATTCTTGTGGAATGATATTTGAGCATCAAAAAAGTGGAGCTAGATTATTTTACCTTGAAAATGATGATGACAATAAGGTTTTTGCAATAAGTTTTAGAACACCTCCGGAAGACAGCAAAGGAACACCACATATATTGGAACATTCTGTATTATGTGGATCCAGGAAGTTTCCTGTTAAGGAGCCATTTGTAGAACTTATAAAGGGATCTTTAAATACTTTTTTAAATGCTTTTACATTTCCAGATAAGACTATGTATCCTGTGGCAAGTACAAATGATAAGGATTTTTCAAATTTAATGGATGTATATCTAGATGCAGTTTTTTATCCAAACATATATAAAACTTCTCAGATCATGATGCAGGAGGGATGGCATTATGAGATTGAAGATAAGGATGCTCCTATAAATTATAAGGGGGTAGTTTATAACGAGATGAAAGGTGCTTTTTCATCTCCAGAATCTATTCTTTTTAGAAAAATATCAGAATCCCTTTTTCCTGATACACAATATGGACTTGAATCCGGTGGAGATCCATATGTAATACCGAGTTTAACGCAAGAACAGTTTGTAAATTTTCATAAAAAGTATTACCATCCTTCTAATAGTTATATATACTTATATGGCAAGATGGATATATTAGATAGGCTTAATTTTCTGAATGACAATTATCTTAGGAATTTTGACAGACAAAATATAGATTCTAAAATAGATATTCAACTTCCTTTTGATATTCAAAGGCAAATGGTTATTAAATATCCTATATTGGGTAATGAGAAAGAAGAAGATAAAACATTTTTAAGTATGAATTTTGTTATAGGAAAAGCAACTAATTCAGAAGAATATCTGGCATTTGATATACTTGAATTACTATTATTAGAAATGCCTTCGTCACCTTTAAAGAGAGCTATAATTGGTGCTAAAATTGGTAAGGATGTATTCGGCAGCTTTGAATCGAGTATGCTTCAAACTGTATTTTCTATAATTGTTAAGAATTCTAATAAGGATAAAGCGGAAGAGTTTAAAAAAGTTGTTGTAAACTGTTTAAGAAAATTAGTACATGACGGAATAGACAAAAAACTTATAGAGGCAGCTATAAATATAAAAGAATTTGGACTTAGAGAGGCTAATTATCAGGGATATCCAAAGGGATTAGTATATGGAATGAAATGTATGGATAGCTGGTTATATGATGAAAAACCGTGGATCCATCTTGCATATGATGCAAATATACAGAAAATAAAGTCTGCGTTAACCACATCATATTTTGAGAGCCTTATAGAAAAATATATATTAAATAACGATCATAGTTCAATACTTATAGTAGAGCCAGAAAAAGGATTACTTGAAAAGAATGAAAAGCAAGTAAGAGAAGAGCTTGAAAAATTTAAAAACAGTTTGTCTGAAAATCAATTAGAAGAACTTATAAGGAATACTCAGGAATTGAAAAAGAGACAGAGTACTCCCGATTCACCAAAGGATCTAGAAAAAATACCGCTTATTTCTATAGATGATATAGATCATAAAGCTAAGAAACTTGAGTTTGAAGAAGATGAAGAATGTGGTGTAAAAGTAATTTACCATCCTGTATTTACAAATAAAATTGTATATACAAATTTGTATTTTAATACATCTTCTGTAAAGCAGGAACTTATACCGTATTTATCTCTTCTTAATACTGTATTAGGGAGAATAAATACTGAAAATTATAATTATGAGGATTTATCAAAAGCTGTTGATATATACACTGGCGGCATAACATATTCGGTTGAAACATTTTCAAAAAATGATAGTGTAGATAAGTTTGAAGCTATGCTATCAATAAAAACAAAGGTTTTAATTGATAATTTGCCTAAATTAGTTGAACTTTTAGAAGAGATAATTAAGAGAAGTAAATTTGATGATAAAAATAGAATAAGAGAAATAATTGATGAAACAAAATCAAGAATGGAAATGATAATTTTTGATAGAGGACATATTGTAACGGCAAATCATTTACTATCATATTTTTCTAATGTAGGTAAATATCAAGATGTCGTAAATGGAATTGAATTTTATAACTTCATCGTTGATCTTGATAAAAACTTTGAACAAAAAGCTGAAGAGATAACTAATAATTTAAAGGAAGTAGCACATAGTGTATTTAACAAAAATAATTTGATTACAAATATAACGCTTGACAAAGAAAATTATGATAAAAATAGAAAGTTTTTAAACACATTATACGATAACCTCGATTCGGG is from Clostridium fermenticellae and encodes:
- the tsaD gene encoding tRNA (adenosine(37)-N6)-threonylcarbamoyltransferase complex transferase subunit TsaD, which encodes MNENIKILAIESSCDETSAAIVINGRKVLSNVISSQIDIHTKFGGVVPEIASRKHIEVIALVVQQALEEAQVELKDVDAIGVTYGPGLVGALLVGMQYAKSLAYAIKKPLIGVNHIEGHISANFIQYSDLKPPFMCLVVSGGHTFIVYMKDYGEFEMLGQTRDDAAGEAYDKVARAIGLGYPGGPKIDKISKDGDENAIKFPRANFHENDSLDFSFSGVKSAVLNYLNKKQMKGEKVNTADVAASFQKAVVGFLVDNAIKACKLKKVNKIAVAGGVAANTYLRKTLIKEGALNNINVLVPETVLCTDNAAMIGSAAYFEYKKGNLSDLRLNAVPNLKLGQR
- a CDS encoding pyruvate carboxylase, with the protein product MVKKFKRVLVANRGEIAIRIFRACNELGIRTVAIYSDEDKRSLFRTKADEAYLIGKNKGPVEAYLNIDEIISLALKKGVDAIHPGYGFLSENAEFAKKCQEAGIEFIGPTDEMMNKMGDKIQSKIMAEKAGVKTIPGVQETIKTDEEALKFARICGYPVMLKAAAGGGGRGMRIVYEEKDLIQAYRSAKNEAKKAFGIDDMFIEKYLESPKHIEVQVLGDKYDNIVHLFERDCSIQRRHQKVIEFTPAVAIPEEIRKDICEDALKIAKSVNYRSAGTLEFLVDKNLNHYFIEMNPRIQVEHTVTEMVTGIDIVQSQILIAEGYSLDSKEVGIRSQEDIKPRGYAIQCRITTEDPMNNFAPDNGKIDVYRTGSGFGIRLDGGNGFTGAVISPYYDSLLVKTIAWSRTFKDAIRKSIRSVKETTVSGVKTNVDFLINVLNHKDFAEGKCDTNFIANNPELFEISPKADEELRILKYVGDIVVNKTKGEKDDYDVPVVPKFEPTESLYGTKQILDEKGPQGLVDWIKSQNKLLITDTTMRDAHQSLMATRMRTIDMLKASQAQSVLGKDIFSLEVWGGATFDVAYRFLKESPWERLEELRKRIPNVLFQMLLRGANAVGYKNYPDNVIRKFIQQSAKSGVDVFRIFDSLNWLKGMEVATDEVLNQGKIAETCMCYTGDILDESRDKYSLKYYVDLAKKIEKTGAHILGIKDMSALLKPYAALKLIRALKQEISIPIHLHTHDTTGNGVATVLMAAHGGLDIVDTALSSMSGLTSQPSLNSVVAALKNTERDTGIDLDDMQALSDYWSAVRPVYKEFESGLKTGTAEIYKYEIPGGQYSNLKPQVESFGLGHRFEDVKDMYRKVNYMVGDIVKVTPSSKMVGDLAIFMIKNDLTPENIYEKAKNMPFPDSVVTFFKGMMGQPMGGFPEKLQKLVLKDEKPITCRPGELLPDDDFGKIKKHLDEKFKMDASDQDVISYSLYPDVFEGFLKYVKEYGDLSHMGSDVFFHGLKEGETCEVEIAEGKTLIVQLLQIGKLDAQGYRTLVFEVNGNRREIKIKDKVSSAKIEISEANVQFADPDNENEIGASIPGTVLKTLVNEGAKVEKGQSLVVIEAMKMETNVTAPKNGVIEKVLVKEGNQVKSGELLVKLK
- a CDS encoding M20 family metallopeptidase, with protein sequence MNLIEVIKENMSEIISVRKRLNDNAELSFKEYKTHNIINDFLNSMDIKTCDVFNTGVVGLLNRGDECTAIRADMDALPVNGVSHACGHDYHMAVVLGCALILKKIGFKKCIKFIFQPAEEDSGGALPMIREGVLKNPKVTKIVGFHVWPELNVGSIEVASGASMASVDDFIMTFRGKGGHAAMPYLCNNTIYPAMDFIQTSNEKFHLRNNPLNPFVATFASINSGNAPNVISDETKVMGTVRTFDNNLRKVLEDEIESTAKICAENFKCKLDIEYEYGYPPLINNAELTDKFIKLTKGILGSENVSGLEKSFTAEDFAFFAEECPSVHFRLGISDKIKGMNALHSSNFDASDEALFYGVYVIVNFILNM
- a CDS encoding insulinase family protein, with translation MELQIGKEYSGFKLLERKQIDEINSCGMIFEHQKSGARLFYLENDDDNKVFAISFRTPPEDSKGTPHILEHSVLCGSRKFPVKEPFVELIKGSLNTFLNAFTFPDKTMYPVASTNDKDFSNLMDVYLDAVFYPNIYKTSQIMMQEGWHYEIEDKDAPINYKGVVYNEMKGAFSSPESILFRKISESLFPDTQYGLESGGDPYVIPSLTQEQFVNFHKKYYHPSNSYIYLYGKMDILDRLNFLNDNYLRNFDRQNIDSKIDIQLPFDIQRQMVIKYPILGNEKEEDKTFLSMNFVIGKATNSEEYLAFDILELLLLEMPSSPLKRAIIGAKIGKDVFGSFESSMLQTVFSIIVKNSNKDKAEEFKKVVVNCLRKLVHDGIDKKLIEAAINIKEFGLREANYQGYPKGLVYGMKCMDSWLYDEKPWIHLAYDANIQKIKSALTTSYFESLIEKYILNNDHSSILIVEPEKGLLEKNEKQVREELEKFKNSLSENQLEELIRNTQELKKRQSTPDSPKDLEKIPLISIDDIDHKAKKLEFEEDEECGVKVIYHPVFTNKIVYTNLYFNTSSVKQELIPYLSLLNTVLGRINTENYNYEDLSKAVDIYTGGITYSVETFSKNDSVDKFEAMLSIKTKVLIDNLPKLVELLEEIIKRSKFDDKNRIREIIDETKSRMEMIIFDRGHIVTANHLLSYFSNVGKYQDVVNGIEFYNFIVDLDKNFEQKAEEITNNLKEVAHSVFNKNNLITNITLDKENYDKNRKFLNTLYDNLDSGKVCHNNYKFDLTPLNEGIMTSGKVQYVSKAYNFIELGYKYSGSLQVLKAIANYTYLWNKVRVQGGAYGCFSSFQRNGNMFFTSYRDPNLKDTLKVYDEAGKFIENFNADDREMRKYIIGAISDLDYPLTPSVQGEKVFERYIKGIKYEDIQRERDEVLNTDVNEIKKYSSLINDVMSKNYICVLGNEEKIKQDKDLFNRLTNVFD